A window from Solanum stenotomum isolate F172 chromosome 7, ASM1918654v1, whole genome shotgun sequence encodes these proteins:
- the LOC125870053 gene encoding F-box/kelch-repeat protein At3g23880-like yields MEQKSNFSDLPEDMVMEILSRLPVKCLLQLKCVNKKWYVLIENPIFIQKHLHNTKNHTTSYFVHHYFLDTMKSGFTLFHHDEQNQLIPKSHLYQDVLNTSTHLWQVLSPLNGLFLLYNDREDVALWNPSTKEFKPLPISQPLNCPLYMLSSYKFGFGIEPSSGDYKVVWMRDYWDVDSEDWHSPTIISVYTLSTNSWRNFEEFNVSSRDLVKSSGNTYLNGFYYWRACKNDKIFAFDMNNDKIIEIQTPKSFVSKQGDLSLFNDFIAMYMSEPIILGRETSIDIWIMEKNGYWTKNVRIGPFLNIKRSLGYGNNGEIFVEVVTCQLDIFDPFLKKNRVLGQQKSGYSLQAFAYNESLVSLKNNSSCNLVGCNLELIITR; encoded by the coding sequence ATGGagcaaaaatcaaattttagtgATTTACCAGAAGATATGGTGATGGAGATTTTGTCAAGATTGCCTGTGAAATGTCTCTTACAACTCAAGTGTGTCAACAAAAAATGGTATGTTTTAATTGAAAATccaatttttattcaaaaacacCTTCACAACACAAAAAATCATACTACAAGTTATTTTGTTcatcattattttcttgataCAATGAAATCTGGTTTTACTTTATTTCATCATGATGAACAAAACCAATTAATTCCAAAATCCCATTTGTACCAAgatgttttaaacacatctacaCATTTGTGGCAAGTTCTTAGTCCATTAAATGGtttatttttgctttataatgatcgagaagatgtagcactaTGGAACCCTTCTACTAAAGAATTTAAGCCTCTACCAATTTCACAACCCCTAAATTGTCCTTTATATATGTTGTCTTCATATAAATTCGGTTTCGGGATCGAGCCCTCGAGTGGTGACTATAAAGTCGTTTGGATGAGAGATTATTGGGACGTAGACTCTGAAGACTGGCATTCTCCTACGATTATTTCAGTCTATACATTGAGTACGAATTCCTGGAGAAATTTTGAGGAATTCAATGTTTCTAGTCGTGACTTAGTCAAATCAAGTGGTAACACATATTTGAATGGATTTTACTATTGGAGGGCatgtaaaaatgataaaatcttTGCATTTGATATGAACAATgacaaaattattgaaattcaaACACCAAAGTCATTTGTATCTAAACAAGGGGACTTATCATTGTTTAATGATTTCATTGCTATGTACATGTCTGAGCCAATAATTCTTGGTAGAGAAACAAGTATTGACATATGGATTATGGAGAAAAATGGCTATTGGACTAAAAATGTTAGAATTGGcccttttttaaatattaaaagatCACTTGGATATGGAAATAATGGGGAAatttttgttgaagttgttacaTGTCAATTGGACATATTTGAtccttttttaaagaaaaatagagttcTTGGCCAACAAAAAAGTGGCTACTCTTTGCAAGCTTTTGCTTACAATGAAAGCTTAGtttcattgaaaaataattcatcttgtaatttaGTTGGTTGTAATTTAGAGCTAATTATCACTCGTTAA
- the LOC125870595 gene encoding protein ABSCISIC ACID-INSENSITIVE 5, protein MGVPESEMVSQSEVQSPLQPDQNQNKNNPFPSLGRQASIYSLTLDEFQHTVCESGKNFGSMNMDEFLNSIWTAEENQAHAHAHVHAQPHCQAASTGEATSAPRFALGQGNVSLEKAIVEQPSLPRQGSLTLPAPLCSKTVDEVWSEIHKTQQEQQQNNGCSIQNTGNGSSTQRQTTFGEMTLEDFLVKAGVVREQGNSAPAPPQQQSYMMYPNSANPTMARPVIGLSGVTGGVGVGVAIPGYPPLPQTGVVEAPVYPMSMKRGSGFPQQPTPVYGGRMGNGSGVGYGQVVQGVTGMGSPLSPVSSDGLCVNQIDNVGQYGLEIGMRGGRKRVLDGPVEKVVERRQRRMIKNRESAARSRARKQAYTVELEAELNQLKEENAHLKQALAELERKRKQQYFDEAKMKAQTKAQKANGKLRGMRRSFSCP, encoded by the exons ATGGGAGTACCAGAATCAGAGATGGTGTCACAAAGTGAGGTTCAATCACCATTGCAACCAGACCAAAACCAGAACAAGAACAACCCGTTCCCGTCCCTCGGTCGACAAGCGTCGATTTACTCCCTCACGCTTGATGAATTCCAACACACTGTTTGCGAGAGTGGGAAGAATTTTGGGTCGATGAACATGGATGAATTTCTTAACAGCATTTGGACTGCTGAAGAAAACCAAGCCCACGCCCATGCACACGTGCACGCTCAGCCTCACTGCCAGGCTGCAAGTACTGGGGAAGCAACTAGCGCGCCACGTTTTGCATTAGGACAGGGCAATGTTTCGTTGGAGAAAGCTATTGTTGAGCAGCCAAGCTTGCCAAGACAGGGCTCACTTACGCTTCCTGCACCGTTGTGTAGTAAAACTGTAGATGAAGTTTGGTCAGAAATTCATAAGACCCAACAAGAGCAGCAACAGAACAACGGGTGCAGCATACAGAACACCGGTAACGGAAGTTCCACTCAACGACAGACTACGTTCGGTGAGATGACGCTCGAGGATTTCTTGGTTAAAGCAGGGGTTGTGCGCGAACAGGGCAATTCAGCCCCTGCACCTCCTCAGCAGCAATcatatatgatgtatccaaaCAGTGCAAATCCCACTATGGCTCGGCCTGTTATCGGCCTCAGTGGAGTCACGGGCGGTGTTGGCGTCGGTGTCGCCATTCCCGGTTATCCGCCACTTCCACAAACCGGGGTGGTCGAGGCGCCTGTGTACCCTATGAGCATGAAAAGAGGCAGTGGATTCCCACAACAGCCAACCCCAGTCTACGGTGGTAGAATGGGAAACGGTAGTGGGGTTGGCTACGGGCAAGTAGTGCAAGGCGTGACCGGAATGGGGTCACCACTAAGTCCGGTGTCGTCAGATGGACTATGCGTGAATCAAATCGATAACGTGGGCCAATACGGGTTGGAAATAGGAATGAGAGGCGGGCGAAAACGCGTACTAGACGGTCCAGTAGAGAAAGTTGTTGAAAGGAGGCAAAGGAGGATGATCAAGAACAGAGAATCAGCAGCAAGATCAAGAGCAAGGAAACAG GCTTACACTGTTGAACTTGAGGCAGAATTGAACCagctaaaagaagaaaatgcaCATCTAAAACAGGCCCTG GCGGAGCTTGAGAGGAAAAGGAAACAACAG TACTTTGATGAAGCGAAAATGAAAGCTCAAACAAAGGCGCAAAAGGCGAATGGCAAATTAAGAGGGATGAGAAGGAGCTTTAGTTGCCCTTGA